The Vigna unguiculata cultivar IT97K-499-35 chromosome 6, ASM411807v1, whole genome shotgun sequence genome contains a region encoding:
- the LOC114188877 gene encoding putative pectate lyase 2 codes for MATLTILIVLSACSLPTLASPLNNRDSTKEFNALSPIPSYITESSPKNVVMNTIDSCWRAKTNWASNRQSLADCAIGFGKDAIGGKFGDVYEVTDPSDDPVDPKPGTLRYGAIQTEPLWITFGKDMVITLKNELMVNSYKSIDGRGAKVEIANGACITIQGVSHVIIHGISIHDCKPGDGGMVRSTPEHVGYREGSDGDAISIFASSNVWIDHCFLARCTDGLIDVIHASTAITISNNYFTHHDKVMLLGHSDEYSADKVMKVTVAFNHFASDLIERMPRVRFGYAHVVNNRYDEWVMYAIGGSADPTIFSECNYFMASDDSAAKEVTKRESSEKWNNWKWRSYGDEFLNGAYFVPSGYGSCSPLYSSAQTFTATEASMVPLLTLNAGPLNCVVDKAC; via the exons ATGGCCACCTTAACCATTCTCATAGTGCTCTCAGCATGCTCTCTACCCACCTTAGCTTCACCACTCAATAACAGAGATTCAACAAAGGAGTTCAATGCCCTCTCTCCTATTCCAAGTTATATCACTGAGAGTAGCCCTAAGAATGTTGTGATGAACACAATTGATTCATGTTGGAGAGCCAAAACAAATTGGGCTTCTAATCGCCAATCCTTGGCGGATTGTGCAATTGGCTTTGGCAAAGATGCCATAGGAGGAAAGTTTGGTGATGTATATGAAGTCACTGACCCTTCTGATGACCCTGTAGACCCAAAACCTGGCACACTTCGTTATGGTGCAATCCAAACAGAACCCCTTTGGATAACTTTCGGCAAGGACATGGTTATCACGCTGAAGAACGAGCTCATGGTGAATAGCTACAAGAGCATTGATGGGAGAGGAGCCAAAGTGGAGATCGCAAACGGGGCTTGCATTACGATACAAGGTGTTAGCCATGTGATCATACATGGAATTAGCATTCATGATTGTAAACCTGGTGATGGTGGCATGGTTAGGAGCACCCCTGAACATGTTGGGTATCGTGAAGGCTCTGATGGAGATGCCATTAGCATATTTGCCTCCTCCAATGTTTGGATTGACCATTGCTTTTTGGCTCGTTGCACCGATGGTCTCATTGATGTTATTCATGCCTCAACTGCAATCACCATCTCTAACAACTACTTCACCCACCAcgacaaa GTGATGCTGCTAGGGCACAGCGATGAATACAGCGCGGATAAAGTGATGAAAGTAACAGTAGCTTTTAACCACTTTGCCAGTGACTTAATAGAAAGAATGCCAAG GGTGAGATTTGGTTATGCTCATGTGGTGAACAACCGTTATGACGAGTGGGTGATGTATGCCATCGGTGGCAGTGCCGACCCTACCATTTTCAGTGAATGCAACTATTTTATGGCTTCAGATGATTCTGCTGCAAAAGAG GTTACGAAGAGGGAAAGTAGTGAAAAGTGGAATAATTGGAAATGGAGGAGTTATGGAGATGAATTCTTAAATGGTGCTTATTTTGTGCCATCTGGGTATGGAAGTTGCAGCCCATTGTATTCATCTGCTCAAACTTTCACAGCTACCGAGGCATCCATGGTGCCCTTGTTAACTCTCAATGCAGGGCCACTCAACTGTGTTGTTGACAAAGCTTGTTAA